A single region of the Nisaea sediminum genome encodes:
- a CDS encoding flagellin N-terminal helical domain-containing protein — MRIATLTTALRTENTILNLQSQMLRAQQQVSTGKLSPIYSGLSGDNARISIQLREEIQTKESYVGTINSVRTRTKVMEAALVGMQDLAEQMRSELIKQQEGKYDDTAPVLKQFADSAIDQLVSLLNSQSEGRNLFNGTSVATQPLINAATLKTNAFAAITPLAVGNSATVIGDSATFFGTDGNWNNVGGLPPGQTQPFAFDAAEGVRLEFGELANDDAFEELFEVFAIFADVDYAAGLDADYGALVTDGLSRVEAAADDIGLMIASIGTTQARMSDIQDQHKDDNTVLTKQLDGVENIDPFEAAAEFQLIQGQLQAAYQTTASLRNLSLANYL; from the coding sequence ATGCGTATCGCCACCCTGACAACGGCACTCAGAACCGAGAACACTATCCTGAACCTGCAGAGCCAAATGCTGCGCGCTCAGCAGCAGGTCTCTACGGGTAAGCTTTCGCCGATCTATAGCGGCCTTTCCGGGGATAACGCCCGGATATCGATTCAGCTGCGCGAAGAAATCCAGACGAAGGAATCCTACGTCGGCACCATCAACTCCGTACGCACCCGCACCAAGGTGATGGAAGCGGCGCTGGTCGGGATGCAGGATCTTGCGGAGCAAATGCGCTCAGAGCTAATCAAGCAGCAGGAAGGGAAGTATGACGATACGGCGCCAGTGTTGAAGCAGTTCGCGGATTCCGCGATCGATCAGCTGGTGAGCTTGCTGAATTCGCAGTCCGAGGGACGTAATCTGTTCAATGGCACGTCCGTTGCGACGCAACCGCTGATCAATGCCGCGACGCTGAAAACCAATGCTTTTGCCGCCATTACGCCGCTTGCTGTGGGTAACTCCGCGACTGTGATCGGTGACTCCGCGACGTTCTTCGGAACAGACGGAAACTGGAACAACGTCGGCGGCTTGCCTCCGGGGCAGACGCAACCTTTTGCTTTCGACGCCGCGGAGGGGGTTCGCCTCGAGTTCGGCGAGCTGGCGAACGACGATGCGTTCGAGGAACTCTTTGAGGTTTTTGCGATCTTCGCGGATGTCGATTACGCGGCCGGCCTGGATGCCGATTACGGTGCTCTTGTCACCGATGGATTGAGCCGGGTCGAAGCGGCGGCCGACGACATCGGTCTTATGATTGCATCCATCGGCACCACGCAGGCGAGAATGTCGGACATTCAGGACCAGCACAAAGACGACAACACGGTCCTGACAAAGCAGCTGGACGGAGTCGAGAACATCGACCCCTTTGAGGCCGCAGCAGAATTCCAACTCATCCAGGGACAACTTCAGGCGGCCTATCAGACCACCGCATCGCTGCGCAATCTCTCCCTCGCGAATTACCTGTAA
- a CDS encoding tetratricopeptide repeat protein: MENEDAINELLRRGIAHHEAGEVVEARNIYVEILERDPQNHQALDLAGLLCMQCNELDAAGDFFESAMELDPDSGRYICHAGTLELHLGNLERAVELLRKAISVDPDISESFLSLCLVYRSQKKLGDAVSVLEEGLSEHPANSRLLTWRGILEIDRKDLPSAAEFLHQAISADNQNLEAMVTLGNVMMELDELEIAERCYTSIRERAPEDIGSRCRLAVLLKRLGRRDEAVAELESAFADAPAESEIFNDIAVLLESLGSSDDAIVAAERAVALDSGNASSFSLLARLHSKAGNEEAAKDAEQRAAALA, from the coding sequence GTGGAGAATGAAGACGCGATCAATGAGCTGCTAAGGCGCGGGATCGCTCACCATGAAGCCGGCGAAGTAGTCGAAGCGCGGAACATTTATGTCGAGATCCTCGAACGGGATCCGCAAAATCACCAGGCGCTGGACCTCGCCGGTTTGCTCTGTATGCAGTGCAATGAGCTGGACGCGGCGGGTGATTTCTTCGAATCCGCGATGGAACTCGATCCTGACTCAGGTCGCTATATCTGCCATGCGGGTACCCTTGAATTACATCTCGGGAATCTCGAACGAGCCGTAGAACTGTTGCGCAAGGCAATCTCGGTAGATCCTGACATCTCGGAATCGTTCCTTTCTCTCTGTCTCGTCTACCGGTCGCAAAAAAAACTGGGCGATGCCGTCTCCGTTCTCGAGGAGGGCCTTTCCGAACATCCTGCCAACAGTCGTCTTCTCACCTGGCGGGGAATTCTCGAAATCGATCGCAAGGATTTGCCAAGCGCCGCGGAATTTCTTCACCAGGCAATCAGTGCGGACAATCAAAATCTCGAAGCCATGGTCACGCTGGGAAATGTGATGATGGAGCTCGACGAGCTCGAGATCGCGGAGCGCTGCTATACATCCATTCGCGAGCGCGCGCCGGAAGATATAGGGTCCCGCTGCCGTCTTGCCGTACTCTTGAAGCGCCTTGGCCGAAGGGATGAAGCCGTCGCCGAACTTGAGAGCGCTTTCGCGGATGCACCGGCAGAGAGCGAGATCTTCAACGATATCGCGGTACTGCTCGAGTCGCTCGGCAGCAGCGACGACGCGATCGTTGCGGCCGAGAGAGCGGTCGCCCTCGATAGCGGGAATGCCTCAAGTTTTTCTCTTTTGGCACGGCTGCACAGCAAGGCCGGAAATGAAGAAGCGGCGAAAGACGCCGAGCAGCGCGCTGCGGCCCTGGCCTGA
- a CDS encoding rod-binding protein, whose translation MDSMALTETASATTNLRASQTDAAANRLKAAGKNREEVRQAAEEFESIFISQMLGHMLKGVGNGEMFGGGPAEDIYRDLMVDEYGKQISRTGGIGIADTIERQLLALQEVN comes from the coding sequence ATGGATAGCATGGCTCTCACGGAAACCGCCTCCGCCACCACCAATCTGCGGGCGTCCCAGACCGACGCAGCCGCGAACCGGCTCAAGGCCGCCGGCAAGAATCGCGAAGAGGTGCGCCAGGCCGCCGAGGAATTCGAGTCGATCTTCATCAGCCAGATGCTCGGCCACATGCTCAAAGGCGTCGGCAACGGCGAAATGTTCGGCGGCGGTCCGGCGGAAGACATCTATCGCGATCTGATGGTCGACGAATACGGAAAGCAGATCTCCCGGACCGGCGGGATCGGGATCGCAGACACGATCGAGCGGCAACTGCTCGCGCTTCAGGAGGTGAATTGA
- a CDS encoding flagellar basal body P-ring protein FlgI, whose translation MWPQKNKVHRSISPKRMALGLFTAVLLLLTASGDALSQTRIKDIVDFEGVRENMLVGYGLVVGLNGTGDDLGSAIFTRESLVGMLERLGVNARDNNLDTDNVAAVMVTAILPPFSKQGSRIDVSISAIGDAEDLLGGTLLVTPLIGADGEVYAVAQGSVATGAISAGGEGETIVQGVPTSGRIANGAIIEREIDYSMMQMETVTIALKNPDFTTARRISQAINAFVGLPIAQARDLSSVRMLVPENYRGNAVALITDVEQLRVTPDIPAKVVINETTGIIVMGENVRISTVAIAQGNLTIRITETPQVSQPQPFAQTGETVTVPRTQIEIDQDEDKQLSVLSQSVTLQELVDGLNALGIGPRDLISILQAIKAAGALQAEIEVL comes from the coding sequence ATGTGGCCGCAGAAAAACAAGGTGCACCGCTCCATCTCCCCGAAACGGATGGCTCTAGGCCTGTTCACGGCAGTCTTGCTGCTTCTGACCGCCTCGGGCGACGCACTCAGCCAGACCCGCATCAAGGACATCGTCGATTTTGAGGGCGTCCGTGAAAACATGCTGGTCGGCTACGGCCTCGTGGTTGGCCTGAATGGCACCGGCGACGATCTCGGCAGTGCAATTTTTACCCGTGAGAGCCTCGTCGGCATGCTGGAGCGTCTCGGCGTCAATGCACGCGACAACAATCTCGACACGGACAACGTCGCCGCCGTCATGGTGACGGCAATCCTGCCCCCCTTCTCCAAACAGGGCAGCCGAATCGACGTCTCGATCTCCGCGATCGGCGATGCCGAGGACCTTTTGGGCGGCACGCTGCTCGTTACTCCGCTGATCGGTGCGGACGGCGAAGTCTACGCCGTCGCTCAAGGTTCCGTAGCGACCGGCGCCATTTCCGCCGGCGGCGAAGGCGAGACGATCGTGCAGGGCGTGCCGACGAGCGGACGGATCGCCAATGGCGCCATCATCGAGCGCGAAATCGACTATTCGATGATGCAGATGGAGACCGTCACGATCGCGCTGAAGAATCCCGACTTCACGACCGCGCGCCGTATCTCTCAAGCCATCAATGCGTTCGTCGGCTTGCCGATCGCTCAGGCGCGGGATCTTTCCTCTGTCCGGATGCTGGTTCCCGAAAATTATCGCGGCAACGCCGTTGCGCTGATCACCGATGTCGAGCAGCTGCGCGTGACCCCTGACATCCCCGCCAAGGTGGTGATCAACGAGACCACCGGAATCATCGTGATGGGCGAGAACGTCCGCATCAGCACCGTCGCCATCGCCCAGGGCAACCTGACCATCCGGATCACCGAGACGCCGCAGGTCTCGCAGCCGCAGCCCTTCGCGCAGACCGGCGAAACCGTCACCGTTCCGCGGACCCAGATCGAGATCGATCAGGACGAGGACAAGCAGCTCTCCGTTCTCTCGCAGAGCGTCACGCTGCAGGAACTGGTCGACGGCCTGAACGCCCTCGGCATCGGACCGCGCGATCTGATCTCCATTCTGCAGGCGATCAAGGCCGCCGGCGCGTTGCAAGCTGAAATCGAAGTCCTCTAA
- a CDS encoding flagellar assembly protein FliX encodes MKVDPSRRVSTPSTRKTSKSGGTSGTRFSGLLEETQESKSAQGTRAAMSVDGLLAVQEADADGRRGAKQGQAQGEDLLARLERLRDGLLLGAIPESELRGLALTIKQTKERTFTDPRLGEILDEIELRARVELAKLGTFL; translated from the coding sequence ATGAAAGTAGATCCATCACGCCGCGTCAGTACCCCGTCGACGAGAAAGACGTCGAAGTCGGGAGGCACCAGCGGAACCCGGTTTTCAGGTCTTCTCGAGGAGACCCAGGAGAGCAAGTCGGCCCAGGGAACCCGGGCGGCAATGTCGGTCGACGGCTTGCTCGCCGTCCAGGAGGCGGATGCGGATGGCCGGCGCGGCGCCAAGCAGGGGCAGGCCCAAGGCGAGGATCTTCTTGCGCGCCTCGAACGGCTCAGGGACGGGTTGCTTCTGGGGGCGATTCCCGAGTCGGAATTGCGTGGGCTGGCGCTGACCATAAAGCAGACCAAAGAACGCACCTTTACCGATCCGCGGCTCGGCGAAATCCTGGATGAAATCGAACTCCGGGCACGTGTCGAACTCGCCAAACTCGGGACTTTTTTGTAG
- the dksA gene encoding RNA polymerase-binding protein DksA, producing the protein MSVTLPPDYKPSEDEEFMNPKQQEYFRQKLLRWRAELLQEANETLSHLTQENLQKPDMADRASLETDHQIELRTRDRERKLISKIDSALQRIEDGSYGYCEETEEPIGLRRLEARPIATLSLEAQERHERLERTHRDD; encoded by the coding sequence ATGAGCGTCACGTTGCCGCCGGACTACAAGCCGTCGGAAGACGAAGAGTTTATGAACCCTAAGCAGCAGGAATATTTCCGGCAAAAGCTGCTGAGGTGGCGCGCCGAGTTGCTCCAGGAAGCAAACGAGACGCTGAGCCATCTGACACAGGAGAATCTCCAGAAACCGGACATGGCCGACCGGGCTTCCCTGGAGACGGATCATCAGATCGAACTTCGGACCCGCGATCGCGAGCGCAAGCTGATCAGTAAGATCGATTCGGCGCTGCAGCGCATCGAAGACGGAAGCTATGGCTACTGCGAGGAGACCGAAGAGCCCATCGGCCTCCGGCGTCTGGAAGCACGTCCGATCGCGACTCTGAGCCTGGAAGCTCAGGAACGCCATGAACGTCTCGAGCGGACACATCGGGACGATTAG
- the flgH gene encoding flagellar basal body L-ring protein FlgH, with product MTKNSVSALFTRLTAVTLIGMSVSACGVFQRLADIGKTPELSAIQNPTQADNYRPVSMPMPTPVTASRQANSLWVEGSRAFFEDQRASQVGDIITVVVEISDQAAIDNRTRHDRSNTNSMGISGLFGYEDLLTEVLPEGADAGSLVGTTSGLANDGRGRIDRNETINLRLAAVVTQQLPNGNMVLFGRQEVRVNFEVREIVVGGVIRPEDIASDNTVSYDEMAEARIAYGGRGQISDLQQQRYGSQALEILMPF from the coding sequence ATGACCAAGAATTCTGTCTCCGCACTGTTCACCCGCCTCACCGCGGTCACCCTGATCGGCATGTCCGTCAGCGCCTGCGGCGTCTTCCAGCGGCTGGCGGATATCGGCAAGACACCGGAACTCTCGGCGATCCAGAACCCGACCCAGGCGGACAACTACCGCCCGGTCTCGATGCCGATGCCGACCCCGGTCACCGCCAGCCGGCAGGCCAACTCGCTCTGGGTCGAAGGCTCCCGCGCCTTCTTCGAGGATCAGCGCGCCAGCCAGGTCGGCGACATCATCACTGTCGTCGTCGAGATCTCCGATCAGGCCGCGATCGACAACCGAACTCGGCATGACCGCTCCAATACCAACAGCATGGGGATCTCCGGCCTGTTCGGGTACGAGGACCTGCTGACCGAAGTCCTGCCCGAGGGCGCGGACGCCGGCTCGCTCGTTGGCACGACGTCCGGACTTGCCAATGACGGTCGGGGCCGCATCGACCGGAACGAGACCATCAACCTTCGCCTTGCCGCGGTCGTTACGCAGCAGCTTCCGAACGGCAATATGGTTCTGTTCGGCCGCCAGGAAGTGCGAGTGAATTTCGAAGTCCGGGAAATCGTCGTCGGCGGCGTCATACGTCCGGAAGACATCGCATCGGACAACACCGTCAGCTATGACGAAATGGCGGAAGCGCGGATCGCTTACGGCGGACGCGGCCAGATCTCCGATCTGCAGCAGCAGCGCTACGGCTCCCAGGCTCTCGAGATCCTGATGCCCTTCTGA
- the flgA gene encoding flagellar basal body P-ring formation chaperone FlgA, whose protein sequence is MTGKMLKPLKTLSAGLLLAISVSLPQPASAAGTVAGQTIFANDTVTLRSDALMLSDLFTGLPAEKDARIGDAPLPGEDLVVRAGTLQHLAEAHGIDWSPSSGRVRVIVEREGRAVPLQMVRLAIEERLTEDYIADRVEVDITNRRLTMMVPSEMEPEVKVESLDYNSRSQRFAALISVPIGNDKSLRARIQGEVHAVIEVPVLNRHAGPGETIRESDIVWTAMQARRSNHNTVTSPDQIVGMSVRRPISAGSVIRRTDVTPIQLVRKGDLVTMVFQTSLMTLTLRGQALENGARRDSIRVKNLGTGKIVVGSVTDAGIISVAGPRIAMN, encoded by the coding sequence ATGACTGGCAAAATGCTGAAGCCCCTGAAAACCCTCTCGGCCGGGTTGCTGCTCGCGATCTCCGTGAGCCTGCCGCAGCCCGCCTCGGCCGCCGGGACAGTCGCCGGGCAGACGATCTTCGCCAACGACACCGTCACGCTCCGGAGCGACGCCCTGATGTTGAGCGATCTGTTCACCGGCCTTCCGGCCGAGAAGGACGCCCGCATCGGCGACGCTCCCCTCCCGGGCGAGGACCTCGTGGTTCGTGCCGGCACGCTGCAGCATCTCGCCGAAGCGCACGGCATCGACTGGAGCCCCAGCAGCGGGCGCGTCAGGGTCATCGTCGAGCGCGAAGGCCGGGCCGTTCCCCTACAGATGGTCCGCCTTGCCATCGAGGAGCGGCTGACGGAGGACTATATTGCTGACCGGGTCGAGGTCGACATCACCAACCGCCGCCTGACGATGATGGTGCCGAGCGAGATGGAGCCGGAAGTGAAGGTCGAGAGCCTTGACTACAACAGCCGGAGCCAGCGTTTCGCCGCCCTGATTTCCGTTCCGATCGGAAACGACAAATCGCTGAGGGCCAGGATCCAGGGCGAAGTCCATGCCGTCATCGAAGTACCGGTGCTGAACCGTCATGCCGGTCCGGGAGAGACGATCCGCGAGAGCGACATCGTCTGGACCGCGATGCAGGCCCGCCGGAGCAACCACAACACGGTGACCTCACCCGACCAGATCGTCGGCATGAGCGTGCGCCGACCGATCAGCGCCGGCAGCGTGATCCGCCGCACCGACGTGACGCCGATCCAGCTGGTCCGCAAAGGCGACCTGGTGACCATGGTGTTCCAGACCTCGCTGATGACGCTGACCCTGCGCGGACAGGCTCTTGAGAACGGCGCCCGCCGGGACTCCATCCGGGTGAAAAACCTCGGCACCGGAAAGATCGTCGTCGGCTCCGTGACCGATGCCGGCATCATCTCCGTCGCCGGCCCGCGAATTGCAATGAACTAG